One part of the Quercus lobata isolate SW786 chromosome 7, ValleyOak3.0 Primary Assembly, whole genome shotgun sequence genome encodes these proteins:
- the LOC115952019 gene encoding putative transcription elongation factor SPT5 homolog 1 has product MSRRRHREEYEEEQEERAKSSRKRARSVFIDDVAEEDDDDDEEDDDDEDFDGGRGKKQQKRKKSSGFRYIDDEAQVDTDEDEEEGEDGEDDFIDGGADLQDDGDDDDRRRRMYRRPLLPREDEEQEEDVEALEKRIQERYALREEYEGDEEGEVEHQYYLPSVKDPKLWMVKCAIGHEQEVVVCLMQKCIDKGSELNIRSAIALDHLKGYVYVEADKEAHVKEACKGLRNIFASQKGMPKLVPIKEMTDVLAVENKAKAMDLCWVRIKNGTYKGDLAKVVNVDNVRQRVTVKLIPRIDLQALAVGNKSGSKGRGVVVPPPRFMNIDEARELNITVKRGRDPMTGDYFDKIDAMMFKDGFLYKKVSMKSISSQNIKPTLDEVEKFGDITANLSTLFANRKKGHFVKGDAVIVVKGDLKNLKGWVEKVEEDNVHIRPDMKGLPKTISVNEKELCKCFEPGNHVKVVSGTVEGTTGMVVKVEQHVLVILSDTNKEHIRVFADNVVESSEVITSGTLTRIGDYEIHDLVLLNNKSFGVIIGIESTEACRVLMAVPDIHGQVALVKLREIKFKIDKKISVQDQNQNTVATKDVVKIVTGPCKGKQGPVQHIYGGVLFIYDRHHLEHAGFICAKANCCVIAGGSRANGARNYGAQSRSNPQLSNKFSRGHDDLVGKRVMIRQPLYKGCHGIVKEVTGSLVRVELESQTKVVTVDRKFISEKRNVVDYNSTPYRGSETPMHPSRTPMRDNIPGTTPIHDGMRTPMRDRAWNPYTPMRDQAWNPYTPSTPQYQPGSPSPYDSSSSPYVNAPSPYLPSTPNSASYLPSTPGTGGLDTMSPVIGGDNEGPYFMPDILVNVRRLGEEESAVGIVREVLMDGSCRIVLGENGETMTALPDEMEVVAPRKNDKVKIMAGVQRGTTGKLIGVDGSDGIVKVDDSRDVKIIELVLLAKLT; this is encoded by the coding sequence ATGTCGCGCCGTCGTCACAGAGAAGAGTACGAGGAGGAGCAGGAAGAGAGAGCCAAATCGAGCAGGAAGCGCGCCAGATCAGTTTTCATAGACGATGTTGCCgaggaggatgatgatgatgatgaagaagatgacgACGATGAAGATTTTGATGGGGGCAGAGGCAAGAAGCAacagaagaggaagaagagtaGCGGCTTTCGATACATAGATGATGAGGCACAGGTCGACACTGACgaggatgaagaagaaggtgaggATGGCGAGGATGACTTCATTGATGGCGGTGCAGATCTTCAAGATGATGGCGATGATGATGATCGTCGTAGAAGAATGTATCGTCGCCCATTACTGCCACGAGAAgatgaagaacaagaagaagatgtTGAGGCTCTTGAGAAGAGAATCCAAGAGAGATATGCTTTGCGCGAAGAGTAtgaaggagatgaagaaggTGAAGTAGAGCATCAATATTATTTGCCTTCTGTTAAAGACCCGAAGCTGTGGATGGTGAAGTGTGCGATTGGACATGAACAAGAAGTGGTTGTTTGCTTGATGCAGAAGTGTATTGATAAAGGGTCTGAGTTGAATATAAGGTCTGCTATTGCTCTTGATCATCTCAAAGGTTATGTCTATGTTGAAGCAGACAAAGAAGCCCATGTTAAGGAGGCTTGCAAAGGTTTGCGCAATATATTTGCTTCCCAGAAAGGAATGCCTAAGCTTGTTCCTATCAAAGAGATGACCGATGTTCTTGCGGTTGAAAACAAAGCAAAAGCAATGGATCTTTGTTGGGTCAGAATCAAGAATGGGACATACAAAGGAGATCTTGCAAAGGTGGTGAATGTTGATAATGTGAGGCAAAGAGTTACTGTGAAATTGATTCCAAGGATAGACTTGCAGGCTCTTGCTGTTGGAAACAAATCGGGTTCGAAGGGTAGAGGTGTTGTTGTTCCTCCTCCACGTTTTATGAACATTGATGAGGCTAGAGAACTGAATATTACTGTAAAGCGCGGTCGAGATCCAATGACCGGAGATTATTTTGACAAAATTGATGCCATGATGTTTAAAGATGGTTTCTTGTACAAAAAGGTATCGATGAAATCAATCAGCTCTCAAAATATAAAGCCTACTTTGGATGAAGTTGAAAAGTTTGGTGATATAACAGCCAATTTATCAACTTTGTTTGCAAATAGAAAGAAAGGGCATTTTGTGAAGGGTGATGCGGTTATTGTTGTCAAGGGAGATCTCAAGAACTTGAAAGGATGGGTTGAGAAAGTGGAGGAAGATAATGTTCACATCAGACCAGATATGAAGGGCCTTCCTAAAACTATTTCTGTGAATGAAAAAGAGCTTTGTAAGTGTTTCGAACCTGGGAATCATGTCAAGGTTGTCTCTGGTACAGTGGAAGGTACAACTGGTATGGTTGTTAAGGTAGAGCAACATGTCCTCGTAATTTTGTCTGATACAAATAAGGAACACATTCGTGTATTTGCTGATAATGTTGTGGAAAGCTCTGAGGTAATTACTTCTGGTACTCTCACAAGAATTGGGGACTACGAGATTCATGATCTAGTGCTTCTAAATAATAAGAGCTTTGGTGTAATAATTGGCATAGAAAGTACGGAAGCTTGTCGAGTTCTCATGGCAGTTCCTGACATACATGGTCAGGTTGCTCTTGTGAAATTGAGAGAGATCAAATTCAAGATTGATAAGAAAATCAGTGTGCAAGATCAGAATCAGAATACAGTAGCTACAAAAGATGTTGTGAAGATCGTTACGGGTCCTTGCAAAGGGAAACAAGGCCCTGTGCAACATATATATGGAGGAGTCTTGTTCATCTATGATCGCCATCACCTTGAGCATGCTGGCTTTATCTGTGCTAAAGCCAATTGTTGTGTTATTGCTGGAGGATCACGTGCCAATGGTGCTAGAAATTATGGTGCTCAATCTCGCAGTAATCCTCAATTGTCAAATAAATTTTCTCGAGGGCATGATGATTTGGTTGGTAAAAGAGTGATGATCCGGCAGCCTCTTTACAAAGGCTGCCATGGGATTGTCAAAGAAGTTACGGGCTCATTAGTTCGGGTTGAATTGGAGTCACAGACTAAAGTTGTCACAGTTGATCGCAAATTTATCTCTGAAAAAAGGAATGTGGTTGATTATAATTCTACCCCATATCGCGGGAGTGAGACTCCAATGCATCCTTCTCGAACTCCTATGAGGGATAATATTCCTGGAACAACACCAATTCATGATGGCATGAGAACACCTATGCGTGATCGAGCATGGAATCCTTATACACCTATGCGTGATCAAGCATGGAATCCTTATACACCGAGTACTCCACAGTATCAACCAGGAAGTCCTTCTCCATATGATAGTAGTTCTTCTCCTTATGTCAATGCTCCTAGCCCTTACTTGCCTTCAACTCCAAATTCAGCTTCCTATCTTCCAAGCACTCCTGGAACTGGTGGTCTGGATACAATGTCTCCTGTTATAGGTGGTGACAATGAAGGACCATATTTCATGCCAGACATACTGGTAAATGTTCGCAGGTTGGGAGAGGAAGAATCTGCTGTTGGAATTGTTCGAGAGGTGCTTATGGATGGGTCTTGTAGGATTGTTCTTGGCGAAAATGGTGAAACCATGACAGCTCTTCCTGATGAAATGGAGGTGGTGGCACCAAGGAAAAACGACAAGGTCAAAATTATGGCTGGTGTGCAACGTGGTACCACTGGGAAGTTGATTGGTGTGGATGGCAGTGACGGAATTGTGAAGGTGGATGACTCTCGTGACGTTAAGATTATAGAATTGGTTCTTTTGGCAAAACTAACATAG
- the LOC115953960 gene encoding 60S ribosomal protein L10a, whose amino-acid sequence MSKLQSDTLREVISQVVNNAKEKKRNFTETIELQIGLKNYDPQKDKRFSGSVKLPHIPRPKMKICMLGDAQHVEEAEKVGLEYMDVEGLKKLNKNKKLVKKLAKKYHAFLASESVIKLIPRLLGPGLNKAGKFPTLVTHQESLESKVNETKAMVKFQLKKVLCMGVAVGNCSMEEKQIFQNVQMSVNFLVSLLKKNWQNVRCLNLKSTMGSAVRLY is encoded by the exons ATGAGTAAGCTCCAGAGCGATACATTGAGGGAGGTGATATCGCAGGTGGTGAACAATGCGAAGGAGAAGAAGCGCAACTTCACGGAGACCATTGAGCTCCAAATCGGGTTGAAGAACTACGACCCTCAGAAAGACAAGCGTTTCAGTGGCTCCGTCAAGCTCCCTCACATTCCTCGCCCTAAGATGAAGATTTGTATGCTTGGTGATGCTCAGCACGTTGAAGAG GCAGAGAAGGTGGGATTGGAGTATATGGATGTGGAAGGGCTGAAGAAGCTCAACAAGAACAAGAAACTGGTGAAGAAGCTCGCCAAGAAGTACCATGCCTTTTTAGCATCTGAGTCTGTGATTAAGCTAATTCCTCGTCTTTTGGGTCCTGGTCTTAACAAGGCAG GTAAGTTTCCAACACTGGTGACTCATCAAGAATCCTTGGAGTCAAAGGTTAATGAAACAAAAGCAATGGTGAAGTTTCAACTCAAGAAGGTTCTTTGTATGGGGGTTGCTGTCGGAAATTGCAGTATGGAGGAAAAGCAAATCTTCCAGAATGTGCAAATGAGTGTCAACTTCCTTGTTTCATTGTTGAAGAAAAATTGGCAAAAT GTGAGGTGCTTGAACCTGAAGAGTACCATGGGGAGCGCTGTACGCCTTTATTAA
- the LOC115953807 gene encoding patellin-3-like gives MADETPNPPPQAVAPPPSDSHLSLAAAVAADKEEESQPPPPEPAPAPAAVVTVTVTESESTAKEEEEGSLSQPPPVKEELLTPPPPPPAAVEVKTTSTQEQEVVSAAAVAVAVPTVESEKPTKQISHSVVSFKEESNLLSDLSDSERKALQDLRQLVQEALDTKQFTQKQEGQVEENKAEEQEGEISIWGIPLLKDDRSDVILLKFLRARDFKVKDSLLMIKNTIKWRKQFGIDALVNEDLGDEWDKVVFMHGYDREGHPVCYNVYGEFQNKELYAKAFADVEKRDNFLKWRVQFLEKGIRKLDFYPPGVSTLFQVNDLKNSPGPGKRELRLATKQALQLLQDNYPEFVAKQVFINVPWWYLAFYAIINPFLTQRTKSKFVFAGPSKSAETLFKYISPEQVPVQYGGLSVDYCDCNPDFSVSDPATEITVKPATKQTVEIIVYEKCILTWELRVVGWEVSYGAEFVPNAEGAYTVNIQKATKKAPSDEPVVSHTYKVDELGKILLTVDNPTSKKKKLIYRFKIKSFLD, from the exons ATGGCCGATGAAACACCAAACCCACCACCTCAAGCAGTGGCCCCACCACCTTCCGATAGTCATCTATCTCTAGCGGCGGCGGTGGCGGCTGATAAAGAAGAAGAGTCACAGCCGCCGCCACCAGAACCAGCACCAGCACCAGCAGCTGTTGTCACTGTGACAGTGACTGAGTCTGAGAGTACTgcgaaagaagaagaagaagggtcaCTCTCTCAGCCACCCCCAGTGAAAGAAGAGCTTCTCacaccgccgccgccgccgccagCTGCAGTGGAGGTGAAAACTACATCTACCCAAgagcaagaggttgtttctgctgctgctgTCGCTGTTGCTGTTCCTACTGTGGAATCTGAGAAACCCACCAAGCAGATTTCTCACTCTGTTGTTTCTTTCAAAGAAGAGAGCAACCTGTTATCCGATCTATCAGATTCCGAGCGAAAAGCTTTACAAGACCTGAGGCAACTCGTCCAAGAAGCTCTGGACACTAAACAGTTCACTCAAAAGCAGGAAGGCCAAGTGGAGGAAAACAAAGCAGAAGAACAAGAAGGAGAAATATCCATCTGGGGTATTCCTCTTCTTAAAGATGACAGGAGCGATGTGATTCTTCTCAAGTTCTTACGAGCCAGGGATTTCAAGGTGAAAGATTCATTGTTGATGATCAAGAACACGATCAAATGGAGGAAACAGTTCGGGATCGATGCGCTTGTGAACGAGGACCTTGGGGATGAGTGGGATAAAGTGGTGTTCATGCACGGATATGACAGAGAAGGACACCCGGTGTGTTACAATGTTTATGGTGAGTTTCAGAACAAGGAGTTGTATGCAAAGGCGTTTGCTGATGTGGAGAAGAGAGACAATTTCCTGAAATGGAGGGTACAGTTTCTTGAGAAGGGTATCaggaaacttgatttttatccACCTGGTGTTTCCACACTCTTTCAGGTTAATGACCTCAAGAATTCTCCGGGACCCGGAAAGCGAGAGCTCCGTTTGGCTACCAAACAAGCTCTTCAGTTGCTTCAAGACAATTATCCTGAATTTGTCGCGAAACAG GTGTTTATCAATGTTCCTTGGTGGTATCTTGCTTTCTATGCGATCATCAATCCATTCTTGACCCAGAGGACCAAGAGCAAGTTTGTCTTTGCAGGACCATCAAAATCTGCTGAAACCCTTTTCAA ATACATATCTCCCGAGCAAGTGCCAGTTCAATATGGTGGCTTGAGTGTCGATTACTGTGATTGTAACCCGGACTTCAGCGTTTCTGATCCAGCCACAGAGATTACAGTTAAACCAGCAACCAAGCAAACTGTGGAAATCATAGTCTATGAG AAATGCATCCTTACTTGGGAGCTTCGTGTAGTGGGCTGGGAGGTGAGCTATGGTGCTGAATTCGTGCCCAATGCTGAAGGTGCTTATACAGTTAATATACAGAAAGCCACGAAGAAGGCTCCATCTGATGAACCAGTGGTCTCACACACCTACAAAGTTGATGAACTAGGCAAAATATTGCTCACCGTTGATAATCCAacctcaaaaaagaagaagctgatATACAGGTTCAAAATCAAATCCTTCTTAGATTGA
- the LOC115953428 gene encoding protein BIC1-like isoform X1, whose amino-acid sequence MDNQNSAEFHCHIPSQPLESKKIHRPYYNNETEQESPSYDNDGDDNKVTQGSSSKTSHFDKKETALQGLPSSLVDVGKEQKSSMAMVMPEDSAREKLKRHRVEVAGQVWIPDIWGQEELLKDWIDCSAFDASLVPNGIMSARAALADEGRRAASSGLRIENRPLQLPETMTWSKIIEE is encoded by the exons ATGGATAACCAAAATTCAGCTGAATTCCATTGCCATATTCCTTCTCAACCACTAGAGTCCAAGAAAATCCATCGCCCTTATTATAACAATGAAACTGAACAAGAAAGCCCTTCCTATGATAATGATGGTGATGATAACAAGGTTACACAAGGCTCATCTTCAAAAACCAGTCACTTTGACAAGAAGGAAACTGCATTGCAAGGCCTGCCTTCGAGTCTAGTAGATGTTGGCAAAGAACAGAAGAGCTCTATGGCCATGGTCATGCCAGAAGATAGTGCACGTGAGAAGCTGAAGAGGCATAGAGTTGAGGTGGCTGGTCAGGTTTGGATTCCAGATATATGGGGTCAGGAAGAGCTTTTGAAGGATTGGATAGATTGCTCTGCTTTTGATGCTTCTTTAGTCCCTAATGGAATCATGTCAGCTCGTGCAGCTTTGGCTGATGAGGGAAGGAGAGCAGCTTCTAGCGGGTTAAGAATAGAAAACAg ACCTCTCCAGCTTCCAGAAACTATGACGTGGTCCAAGATAATCGAAGAGTAG
- the LOC115953428 gene encoding protein BIC1-like isoform X2, giving the protein MDNQNSAEFHCHIPSQPLESKKIHRPYYNNETEQESPSYDNDGDDNKVTQGSSSKTSHFDKKETALQGLPSSLVDVGKEQKSSMAMVMPEDSAREKLKRHRVEVAGQVWIPDIWGQEELLKDWIDCSAFDASLVPNGIMSARAALADEGRRAASSGLRIENRSRNFNSANPNPG; this is encoded by the exons ATGGATAACCAAAATTCAGCTGAATTCCATTGCCATATTCCTTCTCAACCACTAGAGTCCAAGAAAATCCATCGCCCTTATTATAACAATGAAACTGAACAAGAAAGCCCTTCCTATGATAATGATGGTGATGATAACAAGGTTACACAAGGCTCATCTTCAAAAACCAGTCACTTTGACAAGAAGGAAACTGCATTGCAAGGCCTGCCTTCGAGTCTAGTAGATGTTGGCAAAGAACAGAAGAGCTCTATGGCCATGGTCATGCCAGAAGATAGTGCACGTGAGAAGCTGAAGAGGCATAGAGTTGAGGTGGCTGGTCAGGTTTGGATTCCAGATATATGGGGTCAGGAAGAGCTTTTGAAGGATTGGATAGATTGCTCTGCTTTTGATGCTTCTTTAGTCCCTAATGGAATCATGTCAGCTCGTGCAGCTTTGGCTGATGAGGGAAGGAGAGCAGCTTCTAGCGGGTTAAGAATAGAAAACAg ATCCAGGAATTTCAATtctgcaaatccaaacccaGGATGA
- the LOC115954098 gene encoding cytochrome b-c1 complex subunit 9-like: protein MDSAARRSTAGGGIFEGLYKVLMRRNSIYVTFVVVGAYFGERAVDYGVHKLWEMNNVGKRYEDIPVLGQRPAEE from the exons ATGGATTCAGCTGCTAGAAGAAGCACCGCCGGAGGAGGCATCTTCGAAGGGCTTTACAAGGTGCTCATGCGCCGCAACTCCATCTACGTCACCTTCGTCGTCGTCGGCGCTTACTTCGGAGAAAGG GCTGTGGATTATGGAGTTCATAAACTCTGGGAAATGAACAATGTTGGG AAACGTTACGAAGACATTCCAGTTTTGGGTCAAAGGCCTGCAGaagaatga
- the LOC115953427 gene encoding protein CIA1-like: protein MEFHEGACELKLLQTLDGHTDRVWSLAWNPATGTAETPLVFASCSGDKTVRIWEQNPSLSSSSSSYSSWNCKAVLEDTHTRTVRSCSWSPSGKLLAVASFDATTSIWENVGGDFECVSTLEGHENEVKSVSWNAAGTLLATCGRDKSVWIWEAQPGNEFECVSVLQGHSQDVKMVLWHPTLDVLFSCSYDNTVKVWADDDDDWQCVQTLGEPNNGHSSTVWALSFNKTGDKMVTCSDDLTLKIWEMDSTSMQSADGYAPWRHLCTITGYHDRTIFSVHWSSEGIIASGAADDAIRFFVEDKDGLVDGPSYKLLLKEEKAHGMDINSVQWSPGEKRLLASASDDGTVKIWELASLCTGNGY, encoded by the exons ATGGAGTTTCACGAAGGAGCTTGCGAGCTGAAACTACTCCAAACTCTCGATGGCCACACCGACAGAGTATGGAGCCTCGCTTGGAACCCGGCCACCGGCACCGCCGAAACCCCTCTCGTCTTCGCCTCTTGCAGCGGCGACAAAACCGTTCGAATCTGGGAACAAaatccttctctctcttcttcctcttcttcctaTTCCTCTTGGAACTGCAAG GCAGTTTTAGAAGACACGCACACGAGAACCGTCCGATCTTGCTCTTGGTCTCCATCAGGAAAATTACTAGCCGTTGCTAGCTTCGATGCCACCACTTCAATTTGGGAAAACGTTGGTGGCGATTTCGAATGTGTTTCCACATTAgag gGTCATGAAAATGAAGTGAAAAGCGTGTCGTGGAACGCGGCCGGGACGCTGCTCGCCACGTGTGGCCGGGATAAGTCGGTTTGGATTTGGGAAGCGCAGCCGGGGAACGAGTTCGAGTGTGTTTCGGTTTTGCAAGGACATTCACAGGATGTTAAGATGGTTCTGTGGCATCCTACATTGGATGTTTTGTTCTCTTGTAGCTATGATAACACTGTTAAG GTTTGGGCagacgatgatgatgattggCAGTGTGTTCAGACTTTAGGTGAACCTAACAA TGGTCATTCTTCGACGGTTTGGGCACTTTCTTTCAACAAAACCGGAGATAAAATGGTCACATGTAG TGATGATCTTACTCTAAAGATATGGGAAATGGACAGCACAAGTATGCAATCTGCTGATGGCTATGCTCCTTG gaGACATCTCTGCACTATCACAGGTTATCATGATCGAACAATTTTCTCAGTTCATTGGTCAAG TGAGGGTATTATTGCCAGTGGAGCAGCTGATGATGCCATACGATTTTTTGTGGAGGACAAAGATGGTTTG GTTGATGGACCTTCGTATAAGTTGCTGCTGAAGGAGGAAAAGGCACATGGCATGGATATAAATTCAGTGCAATGGAGCCCTGGG GAAAAACGACTATTGGCTTCTGCAAGTGATGATGGTACGGTCAAGATATGGGAACTGGCTTCACTATGTACAG GAAATGGCTACTAG